The sequence TTTTTTCAACATCAATAAATTCAGATTTTTTCAAAATATTCTTTTTCAGCACCGCATTTTGGACAGACCCAGTTATCCGGCAGGTCTTCAAAAGAGGTTCCCGGTGCAATACCGTTTTCATAATCACCT comes from Pseudomonadota bacterium and encodes:
- a CDS encoding rubredoxin — its product is MDKYECPCGYVYDPAEGDYENGIAPGTSFEDLPDNWVCPKCGAEKEYFEKI